From Anaerohalosphaera lusitana, one genomic window encodes:
- the coaE gene encoding dephospho-CoA kinase (Dephospho-CoA kinase (CoaE) performs the final step in coenzyme A biosynthesis.): MVNGKKIIGILGAVGSGKSTAARLFGELGCAVIDADRIAHAMLDTEEVKQELAAEFGNGIFDEQGEVDRKSLGDKVFNDPQKVQAINAIIHPRVMEEVETRIADRSRKEEVRAIVLDIPLLAEVGWHERCDSLVFVKCDEKIRRDRTHKRHGGRDIEAKKREKFQISLDKKAKIADYILVNNSEVSALADQVQRVFTGIIN, from the coding sequence ATGGTAAACGGCAAAAAAATAATCGGCATACTTGGGGCCGTCGGCTCGGGAAAGAGTACGGCCGCCCGGCTATTCGGCGAGCTCGGCTGTGCGGTGATCGACGCGGACAGGATCGCGCACGCCATGCTGGATACCGAAGAAGTCAAGCAAGAGCTGGCGGCTGAGTTCGGCAACGGCATCTTCGACGAGCAAGGCGAAGTGGACAGGAAATCGCTGGGCGATAAAGTATTTAACGACCCGCAAAAGGTTCAGGCAATAAACGCGATCATCCACCCCCGCGTTATGGAGGAAGTCGAGACCAGGATCGCTGACCGAAGCCGAAAAGAAGAGGTGCGAGCCATAGTTCTGGACATCCCGCTGCTCGCGGAAGTCGGCTGGCACGAGCGGTGCGATTCGCTGGTATTTGTCAAATGTGACGAAAAAATCCGCCGGGACCGAACACACAAACGGCATGGCGGTAGGGATATCGAAGCAAAAAAAAGGGAAAAATTCCAAATTTCTCTGGACAAGAAGGCCAAAATAGCTGATTATATACTCGTTAACAATTCTGAAGTTTCAGCATTAGCTGACCAGGTCCAGAGAGTCTTCACGGGCATTATAAATTAA